One Callospermophilus lateralis isolate mCalLat2 chromosome 13, mCalLat2.hap1, whole genome shotgun sequence genomic window, CAGTTCTCTCACATGATATTTCATGGCAATTTTAGGTGCCTCTTCTGTGGCGGGTCTTGTGTGAGATTCTGAAGATAAAGATAAAAAGAGGAGCTGGCGGTTTTGTAGCCGCAGGCCATGCAGAGAAGTGCTGTGGTCTGTGGGGCAGGCTAGCCAGGTGTCACCTGGAGCTGCCAGGAGGCATTTCTGTGCCTCAGAGGAAAGGGGCTTCCTTCCTCTAGAAAGATCTGCTGGGGGGTTGGTGTGCCACACATCTGTACAGCCTCTGTGTCCCGTTTGTGAAGTCCCCTGAGAAGGCAGCCATTCGCCTCCGTCCCTCACCTCAAGGTGGTGGCCTCCGAGCCTTTTCGGGCTGCTTCCCGGGCTGGCTGGTTCTTCCACTGTCGTGGCCTGGGCATTCTCAGCGTGTGGTCATGAGAATAAGAGACGTGCTCTCTCACCAGTCCAGGGTCAGGCTCTGAGGAAGTTGGCGAGTCCCTTTGAGACTCAGATTTGGGCAACAGGAATGCATGCGTCTTTGTTCACATTAGGTGGAGGCTTATGAGGTTTCTCCCTCACTTTTCAGGGGCTGGACCTGTTGGGAAGGAGCACGTTGCTGTCCTCGAAGGCAGGAAACAAGACACTGAGAATTCCCAAGCACCAGCGCCCACAGGTCCTGAAGCCCTTCCTCTGCCACCTTCCCTGCCTGATGTCCCAGCCCTGGCCTACCCCAGGAGGGAGCTGCCCTCCCCTTCTCCCCCAGCAGAGCACCCAAAGCTACCCCGCTCAGTCCCTACTCCGCTTGTGATTGCTCAGAAAATCTCCGAGAAGTTGGCAGGAAATGAAGCCCTCTCCCCCACGTCCCCCTCGAAGGAGGGCAGGCCTGGAGAGTGGCGGACACTGACTTCTTTAGCCTCTCGAAACGGAGACCAGTTCCCCTGGCACCGACACACGGCACAGCCTGCACCCAAGATTCACCGCTTCCCCAGCAACATCAGCGTGACCAACAGCTCTGGGAAGGACTTCAACAAGACCATCTCCAAAGCAGCCGTCAACGTGCAGGAGCGCAAAGCCCAGGTCCTGGCCAACATCAACGGCGTCTCTTTCCTCACCTCGGGGGACACAGAAGACCGGTCACCGAAGAGTGATCTCACAGAGAAGAGGAGTGTCCCTGCAGGTCAGGGGATGCCCTCCTGGAGCAAGCCAGGGCTGGCCAAGGAAGCTGAAGGGCCGCGAGCAGGTGGGCAGGCCATTGGTGGTCAGCAGTCCAGAGGTGTGCAGACAGAGCAGCCCCCAGTGCTGGCCAACGGCTTCCAGAGCATCCACGAGGTGCTGCGGAGTGAGCCCAGTCCCTTCATGTCTACTGGAAAGACCGTCACCTTCCGCCCAGACCCCACTCTTGCCAGCAAGCTCGCACGCCAGAACGCCAGCAGGAGCTTCTACGAGCCCCGGCCGCCAGACTGTGGCCAGGATGCCAGGAAGCGGGCAGGCTCTCTCCCCAGAGCAGTGGGGTTCAGGCCGCAGGGCATCACTGTGCAGTTCTCTGGCAGGGGCTCCACAGAGGAAGCTCGGCGGGAGGCCCTG contains:
- the Proser2 gene encoding proline and serine-rich protein 2 — encoded protein: MPVNHQKSDFSEMDSEMSPSCRLSDLSRGGSLESRSSSSRSRSFTLDDESLKHLTHEEKDVILFFEETLDSLEDDFEEPTLCDSGIHCHSPQSLESPSSHSEPEDVIDLVQPRPAAGDMECLPEVPQEAGAGPVGKEHVAVLEGRKQDTENSQAPAPTGPEALPLPPSLPDVPALAYPRRELPSPSPPAEHPKLPRSVPTPLVIAQKISEKLAGNEALSPTSPSKEGRPGEWRTLTSLASRNGDQFPWHRHTAQPAPKIHRFPSNISVTNSSGKDFNKTISKAAVNVQERKAQVLANINGVSFLTSGDTEDRSPKSDLTEKRSVPAGQGMPSWSKPGLAKEAEGPRAGGQAIGGQQSRGVQTEQPPVLANGFQSIHEVLRSEPSPFMSTGKTVTFRPDPTLASKLARQNASRSFYEPRPPDCGQDARKRAGSLPRAVGFRPQGITVQFSGRGSTEEARREALRKLGLLKENL